A single Paenibacillus kribbensis DNA region contains:
- a CDS encoding carbohydrate ABC transporter permease produces the protein MKTAAPKMTTTRLKAGMTGWLFISIAVIMIAAFYFYPMIQALILSFKTGTGSNLTFNGIDNYKRLFTDSMFITAVKNTFIYLIFQVPLMVILALFISVLLNDKNLKFKGFFRTAIFLPCITSLVAYSVVFKYLFSADGLVNSLLLNLHVIGTPIQWITDPFWAKVTIIIAITWRWTGYNMIFYLSGLQNIDSSIYEAARIDGASPIRQFFSITVPLLKPIILFTSITSTIGTLQLFDEIMNITKGGPGNATSSISQYIYNLSFKYSSDFGYAATVSYSIVIMIIILSIIQFKVAGEKK, from the coding sequence ATGAAGACAGCCGCGCCCAAAATGACTACAACACGTCTCAAAGCAGGTATGACAGGATGGTTGTTCATATCCATCGCAGTGATCATGATTGCGGCCTTTTATTTTTACCCGATGATTCAGGCGCTTATCTTGTCTTTCAAGACAGGTACAGGGTCTAATCTGACCTTTAACGGTATTGATAACTACAAGCGTCTGTTTACGGACAGCATGTTTATAACCGCCGTGAAAAATACGTTTATCTATTTAATTTTCCAGGTGCCTTTGATGGTTATTCTGGCACTGTTCATTTCAGTATTGCTGAATGATAAAAATCTGAAATTCAAAGGCTTTTTTCGCACAGCCATCTTCTTGCCTTGTATTACATCGCTGGTAGCCTATTCCGTTGTATTCAAGTATTTGTTCTCGGCTGATGGTCTGGTCAATTCCCTATTGCTGAATCTGCACGTGATCGGCACGCCGATCCAATGGATTACGGACCCCTTCTGGGCCAAGGTTACGATTATTATCGCGATCACATGGCGCTGGACCGGGTACAATATGATCTTTTACCTGTCCGGTCTTCAAAATATTGACAGTTCCATCTATGAAGCAGCCCGTATTGACGGTGCTTCCCCGATCCGACAGTTTTTCAGCATTACTGTTCCGCTGCTTAAACCGATTATCCTGTTCACCTCGATTACATCGACCATTGGTACACTTCAGCTCTTTGATGAAATTATGAATATTACCAAGGGTGGACCAGGCAACGCGACATCTTCTATTTCGCAATATATTTACAACCTGTCCTTCAAGTATTCATCCGACTTTGGTTATGCGGCGACCGTCTCCTACTCCATCGTCATCATGATCATTATCTTGTCGATTATCCAGTTCAAAGTGGCAGGTGAGAAAAAATGA
- a CDS encoding carbohydrate ABC transporter permease produces MMKTKRLFTYAFLIIVSFVSIFPFLWMLSSSTNLSVDVTKGKLLPGSHLMDNMHSLLEKVDIVTALSNSAKVSISTTLLAMLIASLAGYGFEIYRSRAKDVVFNILLMSMMIPFAAIMIPLYRMFGSISNVMPWIGIDTLSSVVIPTVTTAFLIFFFRQSTKMFPKDLLEAGRMDGLSELGLFFRVYMPTMKTTYAAAAIITFMSSWNNYLWPLIVLQTPENQTIPLLISNLGSSYAPDYGVIMIAIVLSTLPTALVFFLMQKHFVAGMVGSVK; encoded by the coding sequence ATGATGAAAACGAAAAGATTATTTACGTATGCCTTTCTGATCATTGTATCGTTCGTTTCCATTTTCCCGTTCCTGTGGATGCTGTCCAGTTCCACCAACCTGTCGGTCGATGTGACGAAAGGCAAGCTCCTGCCCGGCTCTCATCTCATGGATAATATGCATAGTCTGCTGGAAAAGGTGGATATCGTTACAGCACTAAGCAATTCTGCAAAAGTCTCAATCTCAACTACACTGCTGGCTATGCTGATTGCATCCCTGGCCGGCTATGGCTTTGAAATTTACAGAAGTAGAGCCAAAGACGTGGTCTTCAATATTCTGCTGATGTCGATGATGATTCCGTTTGCGGCGATCATGATCCCGCTTTACCGGATGTTCGGCAGTATTTCCAATGTGATGCCTTGGATCGGTATTGATACACTCTCATCTGTTGTCATTCCGACCGTCACTACGGCGTTCCTGATCTTCTTTTTCCGCCAAAGCACCAAGATGTTTCCGAAGGATCTGCTTGAAGCAGGCCGTATGGATGGATTGTCCGAGTTGGGTCTGTTCTTCCGGGTATACATGCCTACGATGAAAACAACCTATGCTGCTGCTGCAATCATCACGTTCATGTCCAGCTGGAACAACTACCTCTGGCCTCTGATCGTGCTGCAAACGCCCGAGAATCAAACCATCCCGCTGTTGATCTCGAACCTCGGCTCCAGCTATGCACCTGATTACGGTGTCATCATGATCGCTATCGTCCTGTCCACACTGCCGACTGCACTGGTATTCTTCCTGATGCAGAAGCACTTTGTAGCGGGCATGGTTGGCTCGGTAAAATAA